One window of the Bremerella sp. JC817 genome contains the following:
- the rdgB gene encoding RdgB/HAM1 family non-canonical purine NTP pyrophosphatase, whose protein sequence is MPDARQMVLGTYNQKKRNELQQLLAPLGIELKSLQDFPAAIEVVEDGNSFGENAAKKATQQAVHLNQWVLAEDSGLCVDALKGAPGIYSARFSGEDATDEKNNDLLLEKLDGLPPEKRGAHYVCHITLSNPAGEVILESEDKCHGRIMTERHGTHGFGYDPLFQIREYHLTFGQLGPAVKGLISHRAKATRAFVAGLRQMLEQNPELLRQETK, encoded by the coding sequence ATGCCTGATGCACGGCAGATGGTGCTTGGCACCTACAACCAAAAGAAACGAAACGAACTTCAGCAACTGCTGGCCCCGCTGGGAATCGAGCTGAAGTCGCTCCAGGACTTTCCGGCCGCCATCGAAGTGGTCGAAGACGGGAACTCGTTCGGTGAGAACGCCGCCAAGAAGGCTACCCAACAGGCCGTGCACCTGAACCAGTGGGTCCTGGCGGAAGACAGCGGGCTGTGTGTCGATGCCCTGAAGGGAGCCCCGGGAATCTATTCGGCCCGGTTCTCGGGCGAAGATGCGACCGACGAAAAGAACAACGATCTGCTACTCGAAAAGCTGGATGGCTTGCCGCCCGAAAAGCGTGGCGCGCACTATGTCTGCCACATCACCCTTTCCAACCCGGCCGGCGAGGTGATCCTGGAATCGGAAGACAAGTGCCACGGCCGGATTATGACAGAGCGACACGGAACGCACGGGTTCGGCTACGATCCGCTCTTTCAGATTCGCGAGTACCACCTGACCTTCGGCCAACTCGGCCCAGCCGTAAAAGGGCTGATCAGCCACCGAGCGAAGGCCACGCGTGCCTTTGTGGCCGGTCTCCGCCAGATGCTGGAGCAAAACCCAGAACTTTTGCGGCAAGAAACAAAATAA
- a CDS encoding amidohydrolase, producing the protein MSRAHVLLRIAGLLLLTSTTLGTPSRAMADPPEPQIETLKTWVKGEHDSLIEVYRHFHTTPELSFEEVETAKHLGKLLTEAGYDVTPSIGGNGLVAILKNGDGPTVMLRTDLDALPVTENTELVYASKKVVQLEDGTSTGVMHACGHDIHMTNVVGVARFMASHRDYWKGTLMIIGQPAEEKGEGAKAMLKGGLFERFPKPDFAIALHVDPNLPTGTVGYRSGYAMANVDSVDIRIKGKGGHGAHPDATVDPIVEAAQLILDLQTVVSRELNPAEPAVITVGAIHGGTKHNVIGDDCLLQLTVRSYGDETRKHLIEAIKRKAKAVAISYRAPEPEITVSEGTPSLFNDKQLTWQIVRTFNHALGADQVVPVEPSMGGEDFSRYGIAGVPIFMFRLGSVDQKRLTRFKQLGQEPPSLHSPLYYPDADECLSTGVTATSIALLELFQNPAEKE; encoded by the coding sequence ATGAGCCGGGCTCACGTTCTTCTGCGCATTGCTGGGCTGTTGCTTCTTACCTCGACCACACTGGGCACCCCCTCGCGTGCGATGGCCGATCCCCCAGAACCGCAAATCGAAACGCTGAAGACCTGGGTGAAAGGGGAGCACGACTCGCTGATCGAAGTCTATCGCCACTTCCATACCACCCCCGAGCTTTCGTTCGAGGAAGTCGAGACGGCCAAGCACCTCGGCAAGCTGCTCACCGAGGCAGGCTACGATGTGACGCCATCGATTGGCGGCAATGGGTTGGTGGCGATTCTGAAGAACGGCGACGGCCCGACCGTCATGCTGCGAACCGACTTGGACGCCCTGCCGGTGACCGAAAACACCGAGCTCGTCTATGCCTCGAAGAAGGTCGTTCAGCTTGAAGACGGGACCTCGACCGGCGTGATGCATGCGTGCGGCCACGATATTCATATGACCAACGTCGTGGGTGTTGCCCGCTTCATGGCGTCGCACCGCGACTACTGGAAAGGAACGCTGATGATCATTGGCCAGCCGGCCGAAGAAAAAGGCGAAGGGGCCAAAGCGATGCTGAAAGGCGGCCTGTTCGAGCGCTTCCCCAAGCCAGACTTCGCGATTGCCCTGCATGTCGACCCGAATCTGCCAACCGGCACCGTCGGCTACCGCAGCGGCTACGCGATGGCCAACGTCGACAGTGTCGATATTCGGATCAAAGGCAAAGGAGGCCATGGTGCCCATCCTGACGCCACAGTCGACCCGATCGTGGAAGCCGCTCAGTTGATCCTCGATTTACAAACGGTGGTCAGCCGCGAGTTGAATCCAGCGGAACCCGCCGTGATCACGGTTGGGGCCATCCATGGTGGCACGAAGCACAACGTCATTGGCGATGACTGTTTGTTGCAGTTGACCGTTCGCAGCTATGGGGACGAAACACGCAAGCATCTGATTGAAGCCATCAAACGAAAGGCCAAGGCGGTCGCGATCAGCTATCGTGCACCGGAACCAGAGATCACGGTCTCGGAAGGTACGCCCAGCCTGTTCAACGACAAGCAGTTGACCTGGCAAATCGTTCGCACGTTCAACCATGCCCTGGGTGCGGATCAAGTCGTCCCGGTCGAGCCTTCGATGGGTGGTGAAGACTTCAGCCGCTACGGGATCGCCGGCGTTCCGATTTTCATGTTTCGCTTGGGGTCGGTTGATCAGAAGCGTCTGACTCGTTTCAAGCAGTTGGGACAAGAGCCACCATCGCTTCACTCGCCTCTTTATTACCCCGATGCCGATGAGTGCCTGTCAACCGGGGTCACGGCCACTTCGATCGCGCTGCTGGAACTCTTCCAGAACCCCGCGGAAAAAGAGTGA
- a CDS encoding oligopeptide/dipeptide ABC transporter ATP-binding protein, giving the protein MSLDITPVLEVRDLQVHFPVRRGSWFASQTEVVRAVDGVSFDVKPGETFGLVGESGCGKSTTARAIMNLVKPTNGEIYLNGKRIDGLSPSGMRRYRSDLQMIFQDPYASLNPRMTVGSIIGEPLTIFGLKSGIDRKLEVMRLMDIVGLNPRFVNRYPHEFSGGQRQRIGIARALAARPKVIVCDEPISALDVSIQAQVINLLMDLQQKLGVAYVFIAHDLSVVRHISHRIAVMYLGRIVEVSQSQELFQHPMHPYTQALLSAIPVPDPDIERKRKRIVLQGEVPSPDTFYPGCPFADRCPIVQPEVCTHGAPPLEGTPHPAACYFAGKEAPGV; this is encoded by the coding sequence ATGTCCCTAGATATCACGCCCGTTCTCGAAGTTCGCGATCTGCAGGTACATTTCCCAGTTCGTCGTGGCAGCTGGTTTGCTTCGCAGACTGAAGTGGTGCGCGCTGTCGATGGAGTTTCGTTCGACGTCAAGCCAGGTGAAACCTTCGGCCTGGTCGGGGAAAGTGGCTGCGGCAAGTCGACCACGGCCCGCGCGATCATGAACCTGGTGAAGCCGACCAACGGCGAGATCTACCTCAATGGCAAACGCATTGATGGTCTTTCTCCGTCCGGCATGCGGCGTTATCGCAGCGACCTGCAGATGATCTTTCAAGATCCGTACGCCTCGCTGAATCCGCGCATGACGGTCGGCTCGATCATCGGTGAACCGCTCACGATCTTTGGACTGAAGAGCGGCATCGATCGTAAGCTGGAAGTGATGCGGTTGATGGATATCGTCGGACTGAATCCTCGCTTCGTGAATCGCTATCCGCACGAGTTCTCTGGCGGACAGCGTCAGCGTATCGGCATTGCCCGGGCGTTGGCGGCACGTCCCAAGGTGATCGTGTGTGACGAACCGATTTCCGCACTCGACGTTTCGATTCAAGCTCAGGTGATTAACCTGCTGATGGATCTGCAGCAGAAGCTGGGGGTCGCGTATGTGTTCATCGCCCACGACTTGAGTGTCGTGAGGCACATCTCGCACCGCATCGCCGTGATGTACCTTGGTCGAATCGTGGAAGTATCGCAGTCGCAGGAACTGTTTCAGCATCCAATGCATCCTTACACCCAGGCGTTGCTCTCGGCGATTCCGGTGCCAGATCCTGATATCGAACGCAAGCGGAAGCGTATCGTCCTGCAGGGCGAAGTGCCGTCGCCAGACACGTTTTATCCTGGCTGTCCGTTTGCCGATCGTTGTCCGATTGTTCAGCCAGAGGTATGCACCCACGGTGCACCTCCGCTGGAAGGCACGCCGCATCCGGCTGCTTGCTACTTCGCTGGCAAAGAAGCCCCAGGCGTTTAA